The following are from one region of the Polyangiaceae bacterium genome:
- a CDS encoding HAMP domain-containing histidine kinase: MTRPPAALPPHRLEALLTLATQLRADQGTRELCRDFVRGIARQLPGLGVAVVVPRVGVVEGVEPSGASLGAEASPTRPFPQLPYERVVPIGTHATTLRLGSDGPETAEEEHFLLRAADLLESFLEQARTFEAIERHERDLADLRSRVIQTEKLAALGQLAAGIMHELNNPLTSIVAYADQLQRNSDSLPPESSERLARIEEAAERVLDLSRDVVGYARPAGSIPAPVPVAQVVNRALSFCEHELSECSITVDVHVPASGLLVSGFSGPLTQVFVNLFTNAAHAMRERGGTLRVRATRTKQTIIVDVSDDGVGMESNELTRIFEPFYTTKESGRGSGLGLFIVRNIIDAHGGLLEPTSTPGVGTTFRITLPPAADPE; the protein is encoded by the coding sequence GTGACCCGGCCGCCCGCCGCCCTGCCGCCTCATCGCCTGGAGGCGCTGCTCACCCTCGCAACTCAACTGCGCGCGGATCAGGGCACCCGAGAGCTGTGCCGGGACTTCGTGAGAGGCATCGCGCGGCAGCTCCCAGGGCTGGGCGTGGCGGTGGTCGTGCCTCGGGTGGGCGTCGTGGAAGGCGTGGAGCCGAGCGGTGCTTCTCTCGGCGCCGAGGCCAGCCCGACCCGTCCCTTCCCCCAGCTACCCTACGAGCGGGTGGTGCCCATTGGAACGCACGCCACCACGCTGCGCCTGGGTAGCGATGGTCCCGAGACGGCGGAGGAAGAGCACTTCTTGCTGCGGGCCGCGGACCTCCTGGAGAGCTTCCTCGAGCAAGCCCGGACGTTCGAAGCCATCGAGCGACACGAACGAGACCTCGCAGATCTTCGCTCCCGCGTGATCCAGACTGAAAAGCTGGCGGCCCTCGGGCAGCTGGCGGCCGGAATCATGCACGAGCTCAACAATCCCCTGACCTCCATCGTGGCCTACGCCGACCAGCTGCAGAGAAACTCCGACTCCCTGCCGCCGGAGTCCTCCGAGCGGCTGGCCCGCATCGAAGAAGCGGCCGAACGCGTGCTCGATCTGTCGCGGGACGTGGTGGGCTACGCGCGGCCTGCCGGGAGCATTCCGGCGCCCGTGCCCGTCGCCCAGGTCGTGAACCGTGCGCTCTCCTTCTGTGAGCACGAGCTGTCGGAGTGCTCGATCACGGTGGACGTGCACGTGCCTGCGTCAGGCCTGTTGGTCAGCGGCTTCTCCGGCCCCCTCACCCAGGTCTTCGTCAATCTCTTCACCAACGCGGCCCACGCCATGCGCGAGCGGGGTGGAACGCTTCGAGTGCGGGCCACTCGCACGAAGCAGACCATCATCGTGGACGTGTCGGACGACGGAGTGGGAATGGAGAGCAACGAGCTCACCCGCATCTTCGAGCCCTTCTACACTACCAAGGAGAGCGGGCGCGGCTCGGGGCTGGGGCTCTTCATCGTGCGAAACATCATCGACGCCCACGGCGGGCTCCTGGAGCCAACGAGCACCCCGGGCGTCGGCACCACGTTCCGGATCACGCTGCCGCCAGCAGCGGACCCCGAGTGA
- a CDS encoding chloride channel protein, whose amino-acid sequence MRKGLPGIPTLADLGAFARLFEFRAVSRWVGLGLVIGVVAGLGAAAFYVGMDWIRHTMLGVGAHMPPLEPHGEHSLFGEVPPGEVRKWVMVLSPALGGLISGLIVFRFAPEAEGHGTDALIESFHRHGGRIRPRVPIVKALASVVLIGTGGSAGREGPIAQIGAGFGSVLGSALKLSARERRLMLIAGAAGGIGAIFRTPLGAALFLVEVLYKDDFEVDALVPAVLSSVVAYSVFTMLFGEGTIFVTEKHYSFDPRQLPLYMVMAVFAALVGWIYIKVFYGMRDRVFHKLKMPNTIKPMFGGLAVGLLALAAPQALGASYGWLQEALLPRHHVLPIGWIGAGTMLGIALLKVLTTSLSVSSGGSGGVFGPSVVVGGMIGGAFGFAFHEWFPHVVPQPGAFVIVGMACFFGGVAHVPISSLVMASEMTGSYDLLVPLMLAEVVTFTLLRRFTLYEKQVGTRRDSPAHGAEYVLDLLQHVRVGTVFDKQPVKPLPASTPLAEVLRVTTGCNQTVFPVVGPRGELSGIVTLDTVRAFFFDEEMGKLAIAADCAMPLVTVTQEDTLAVALERFASSHYPELPVVDSEGGGEIVGMLSYEQLLHTYSQELVRRRSGIDESGVESKPAA is encoded by the coding sequence ATGCGGAAAGGGTTGCCTGGCATCCCGACCTTGGCGGACCTCGGCGCCTTCGCTCGCTTGTTCGAGTTCAGGGCCGTCTCTCGTTGGGTTGGTCTTGGCTTGGTCATAGGTGTCGTCGCCGGTCTCGGCGCTGCGGCGTTCTACGTGGGCATGGATTGGATCCGGCACACGATGCTGGGTGTCGGTGCTCACATGCCGCCGCTCGAGCCGCACGGGGAGCACTCGCTCTTCGGTGAGGTTCCTCCCGGAGAGGTCCGCAAGTGGGTCATGGTCCTCTCGCCGGCCTTGGGCGGGCTCATCTCCGGGCTCATCGTGTTTCGCTTCGCGCCAGAAGCGGAAGGCCACGGAACGGACGCGCTGATCGAATCTTTCCACCGTCACGGTGGCCGCATTCGCCCCCGGGTGCCCATCGTCAAGGCGCTCGCGTCGGTGGTCCTGATCGGTACCGGTGGCAGCGCCGGTCGCGAGGGGCCCATCGCCCAGATCGGCGCGGGCTTCGGCTCGGTGCTCGGCTCCGCCCTGAAGCTCTCCGCTCGGGAACGCCGCTTGATGCTCATCGCCGGCGCGGCCGGCGGCATCGGCGCCATCTTTCGCACGCCCCTGGGCGCCGCGCTGTTCTTGGTGGAGGTGCTGTACAAGGACGACTTCGAGGTCGATGCGCTCGTTCCCGCGGTGCTTTCGTCCGTGGTCGCCTACTCCGTGTTCACCATGTTGTTCGGCGAAGGGACCATCTTCGTCACGGAGAAGCACTACTCCTTCGATCCGCGTCAGCTGCCCCTCTACATGGTGATGGCGGTGTTCGCCGCGCTCGTGGGCTGGATCTACATCAAGGTCTTCTATGGCATGCGGGACCGCGTGTTCCACAAGCTGAAGATGCCCAACACCATCAAGCCCATGTTCGGCGGCTTGGCCGTGGGTCTCTTGGCGCTGGCTGCGCCGCAGGCGTTGGGCGCCAGCTACGGCTGGCTGCAAGAGGCGCTCCTGCCCCGTCACCACGTGCTGCCCATTGGTTGGATTGGCGCGGGAACGATGCTCGGCATCGCCCTCTTGAAGGTGCTCACTACCTCGCTCTCGGTTTCCTCTGGGGGCTCCGGAGGCGTGTTCGGTCCTTCCGTGGTCGTGGGCGGCATGATCGGCGGCGCCTTCGGCTTCGCCTTCCACGAGTGGTTTCCCCACGTGGTGCCGCAGCCGGGAGCCTTCGTCATCGTCGGCATGGCGTGCTTCTTCGGGGGCGTCGCTCACGTGCCCATTTCCTCCCTGGTGATGGCGAGCGAGATGACCGGAAGCTACGACCTGCTGGTGCCGCTGATGTTGGCGGAGGTCGTTACCTTCACCCTGCTCCGCCGCTTCACGCTGTACGAAAAGCAGGTGGGGACGCGGCGGGATTCCCCGGCGCACGGTGCGGAGTACGTCTTGGATCTGCTGCAGCACGTGCGGGTGGGCACGGTGTTCGACAAACAGCCGGTCAAGCCGCTGCCGGCGTCCACGCCGCTGGCGGAGGTGCTGCGCGTGACCACGGGCTGCAACCAGACGGTGTTCCCCGTCGTTGGGCCGCGAGGCGAGCTCTCCGGCATCGTGACCCTGGACACGGTGCGCGCGTTCTTCTTCGACGAGGAGATGGGCAAGCTCGCCATTGCCGCCGATTGCGCGATGCCGCTGGTCACCGTCACTCAAGAAGACACGCTCGCGGTCGCTTTGGAGCGCTTCGCTTCGTCGCACTATCCCGAGCTACCCGTGGTGGACTCGGAGGGCGGCGGGGAAATCGTCGGCATGCTCAGCTACGAGCAGCTGCTCCACACCTACAGCCAGGAGCTGGTGCGGCGCCGTAGCGGCATCGACGAGAGCGGCGTGGAGAGCAAGCCCGCGGCTTGA
- a CDS encoding FKBP-type peptidyl-prolyl cis-trans isomerase — protein MSTPSNVQLGPGVVASLRYAVFDEDGECVMEAGEPTEHVIGYGQLWPVLEHAVEGLEVGARKTVTMKPKDAFGERDPKALVEVDRADFPEDVAPGDRFEAEDETGAQVLLKVLDVGDDFVVLDQNHPLAGQKLRVELEVVAARVASEQELRRAEAALVPEEPLISPERLRKGPGRRYEETPEPSADEPPGDE, from the coding sequence TTGAGCACGCCGTCGAACGTCCAGCTCGGCCCCGGTGTCGTCGCGTCACTGCGCTACGCCGTCTTCGACGAAGACGGCGAGTGCGTGATGGAGGCCGGGGAGCCCACGGAGCATGTCATCGGCTACGGTCAGCTTTGGCCGGTGTTGGAGCACGCCGTCGAGGGGCTCGAGGTCGGCGCACGAAAGACCGTCACCATGAAGCCCAAGGACGCCTTCGGCGAGCGGGACCCGAAGGCGCTCGTGGAGGTGGACCGCGCGGACTTTCCCGAGGACGTCGCGCCCGGGGATCGCTTCGAGGCGGAAGACGAAACTGGAGCGCAGGTGCTGCTCAAGGTGTTGGACGTGGGCGACGACTTCGTCGTGCTCGACCAAAACCACCCCCTCGCGGGGCAGAAGCTCCGGGTCGAGCTCGAGGTGGTCGCGGCGCGGGTCGCCTCGGAGCAGGAGCTCCGCCGGGCGGAAGCGGCGCTTGTCCCCGAAGAACCGCTGATTTCGCCCGAACGCTTGCGGAAGGGCCCTGGGCGGCGCTACGAGGAGACCCCCGAGCCTTCGGCCGACGAACCACCAGGAGATGAATGA
- a CDS encoding DUF1844 domain-containing protein codes for MSDAGGPDSGQQRAAEEAFQDASADARGGELPEVDFTTFVLSLTHNVRVHLGDAPSPGETTTSQSLPLARQTIDLLALLQEKTRGNLSGDEERILESALFDVRMRFVEVAKSK; via the coding sequence ATGAGTGACGCGGGGGGACCCGATTCGGGTCAGCAACGCGCGGCGGAAGAAGCCTTTCAAGATGCGTCCGCGGATGCCCGAGGGGGCGAGCTCCCGGAGGTCGACTTCACGACCTTCGTCCTGTCGCTGACGCACAACGTTCGGGTCCACCTCGGGGACGCCCCCAGTCCTGGGGAAACGACCACCAGCCAGAGCCTACCGCTCGCGCGCCAGACCATCGACCTGCTCGCCTTGCTTCAGGAAAAGACCCGCGGCAACCTGAGCGGAGACGAGGAGCGCATCTTGGAGAGCGCGCTGTTCGACGTGCGCATGCGTTTCGTGGAGGTCGCGAAGTCAAAGTGA
- a CDS encoding trypsin-like peptidase domain-containing protein, translated as MRARILVFVACALAGCNRSSKAGADAGASPSAVVTPIPTAPLPAAPPAAAPRSFADLAAKADSAVVFVRTLQEQRGRTGRRRVIGEGLGTAFVFDPNGLILTNNHVIEHASDIRVIFGKKREMKAKVVGRDPPTDIAVLRVDEKNLAHLPLGDSDSTRVGDWVVAIGNPFGLSHTVSAGIVSAKGRTGQDVKGLGDGTGYYNFIQTDASINPGNSGGPLLDMAGRVVGINTAIRARANNIGFAVPINMVKELLPRLTKDGKVNRSAIGIRVSSLLPEDAERLGVSDQGALVRFVMPGGPADKAGLRNDDVILKFEGETVQGPEKLRWLASLAGVGKTVKLEVMRGKRKMELSVMLGELPDQPSAAAPDAEEEEPDSPFGPP; from the coding sequence GTGAGAGCCCGGATCCTGGTCTTCGTCGCCTGCGCCCTCGCCGGGTGCAATCGGAGCTCCAAGGCGGGCGCGGATGCGGGTGCGTCTCCCTCCGCCGTGGTCACCCCGATACCCACGGCACCGCTGCCGGCAGCGCCCCCCGCTGCGGCGCCTCGGAGCTTCGCGGATCTGGCGGCCAAGGCCGATTCCGCCGTGGTTTTCGTGCGGACGCTGCAGGAGCAGCGCGGCCGAACGGGGCGGCGTCGAGTGATTGGCGAAGGCCTCGGAACGGCCTTCGTGTTCGACCCCAATGGCCTGATCCTGACGAACAACCACGTGATCGAGCATGCCTCGGACATTCGCGTGATCTTCGGCAAGAAGAGGGAGATGAAGGCCAAGGTGGTCGGACGCGATCCGCCCACGGACATCGCGGTTCTCCGGGTGGACGAGAAGAACCTCGCGCACCTGCCGCTTGGGGATTCGGACAGCACCCGCGTCGGAGACTGGGTGGTAGCCATCGGCAATCCCTTCGGTCTGTCCCACACCGTGAGCGCAGGCATCGTGTCGGCCAAGGGTCGCACCGGCCAAGACGTGAAGGGTCTGGGGGACGGCACGGGCTACTACAATTTCATTCAGACCGACGCGAGCATCAATCCGGGCAACTCCGGTGGTCCACTGTTGGACATGGCGGGACGAGTGGTGGGGATCAACACGGCCATCCGCGCCCGGGCGAACAACATCGGCTTCGCCGTCCCCATCAACATGGTGAAGGAGCTCTTGCCGAGGCTCACGAAGGACGGCAAGGTCAACCGCAGCGCCATCGGTATTCGGGTCTCATCCCTGCTACCGGAGGACGCAGAGCGCCTCGGGGTGTCGGACCAGGGAGCGCTGGTGCGCTTCGTGATGCCCGGTGGCCCGGCGGACAAGGCCGGCCTGCGCAACGACGACGTGATCCTGAAGTTCGAGGGGGAAACGGTTCAGGGGCCCGAGAAGCTCCGCTGGCTCGCCAGTCTTGCGGGTGTGGGCAAGACCGTGAAGCTCGAAGTGATGCGGGGCAAACGCAAGATGGAGCTCAGCGTGATGCTGGGAGAGCTACCGGATCAGCCGTCCGCCGCGGCACCGGACGCCGAGGAAGAGGAGCCCGATTCCCCCTTCGGTCCACCATGA
- a CDS encoding sigma-70 family RNA polymerase sigma factor, translated as MPADTRPRSTAPSSPGVDEPNEGARARVRVLSAARSDANVRGVNSATTRASNRRARRAEAEQDRALIERAKQGDRGAFRQLVDRHQRRAFAIALGLVRDEQDAREIVQEAFLRVHRGLASFHGGSSFFTWLYRIVTNLSIDLMRKPARREAELDEAREIKDELDVPFLARIDGADPLDVVHRNELAETIQSALDALPPYHRGVILMREIEGMSYEEMAQAMGVSKGTIMSRLFHARQKLQRALAACYEEQFGTAPSNGGKS; from the coding sequence ATGCCCGCTGACACCCGCCCGAGGAGCACGGCCCCCAGCTCTCCGGGGGTCGACGAGCCCAACGAGGGGGCACGGGCCCGTGTGCGCGTACTTTCGGCCGCGAGGTCTGACGCGAATGTCAGGGGGGTGAATAGCGCCACGACGCGGGCGTCCAACCGAAGGGCCCGTCGGGCCGAAGCGGAGCAGGACCGTGCCCTCATCGAACGCGCAAAACAAGGCGACCGGGGTGCCTTTCGGCAGCTCGTGGATCGCCACCAGCGGCGGGCCTTTGCCATCGCGCTGGGTTTGGTCCGCGATGAGCAGGACGCGCGGGAGATCGTCCAGGAGGCATTCCTTCGCGTTCATCGGGGGCTGGCCTCCTTTCACGGCGGCTCCAGCTTCTTCACCTGGCTCTACCGAATCGTCACGAACCTCTCCATCGACCTCATGCGCAAGCCCGCCCGCAGGGAAGCGGAGCTCGACGAGGCACGGGAGATCAAGGACGAGCTCGACGTGCCCTTTCTGGCGCGGATCGACGGCGCGGACCCGCTGGACGTGGTCCATCGCAACGAGCTGGCGGAGACCATCCAGAGCGCTCTGGACGCCCTGCCCCCCTACCATCGCGGAGTCATCCTGATGCGCGAGATAGAGGGCATGAGCTACGAGGAAATGGCGCAGGCGATGGGCGTCTCCAAGGGCACCATCATGAGCCGGCTGTTCCACGCCCGACAGAAGCTGCAGCGGGCCCTGGCTGCCTGCTACGAGGAGCAGTTTGGTACTGCACCATCGAACGGAGGCAAATCGTGA
- a CDS encoding 3-isopropylmalate dehydratase, with translation MTERTVRLNGKILYLTEDAELLRRQLDGEQLEYDPSTKLIDNISTDEITPGWVCYYFDETLARYCLVGLRGNVVQKDSIKDGGFSVIVSGRSKGCGSSRETAPYSELTAGVGLVIAESIEKIYGQNSQNIGLLTSTDFSLIDRIKRGEAIPISEFTRGLDPISAQIVECGGLFSYNKRRMAGEITPPTVATARRPMTLCEKIIAAHAIADAKTGALGVEAVKPGDALFVRTDVRFSHEYVTPMADSLFRAGFGEGVKVTEPESVFAFRDHLTFLELVMPEQHKKMGLREQAASLKDVQETFSKRHGIKLYGEVERDGRTVGSEAICHNKVIEEIALPGQIVAGTDSHTCMAGALGCFAFGVGSTDMANAWFTRDVRVKVPETVHFVLEGELLPGVCAKDVMLHILSLPHFKTGKGIGQVLEFSGSGIRRMPLDERATLTNMAVEAGSFTGIIEADDTVIDYLTEMRGLPREAVAQRIVRADPDAQYAATFHVDLSKIGPMVATPGDPRNGVPLTELGESVKIDIAYGGSCTGGKKTDMDMYALVLKQALAENRRVADGVQLFIQFGSQHIRKYAEERGYIDVFERAGATLVDPSCGACIRAGPGVSMSPEQVTVSAINRNFPGRSGPGQVYLASPLVVAASAIAGHIVAPEPS, from the coding sequence ATGACCGAGCGCACCGTCCGGCTCAACGGAAAGATCCTGTATCTCACCGAAGATGCGGAGTTGTTACGACGCCAGCTGGATGGCGAGCAGCTCGAGTACGACCCATCGACCAAGCTCATCGACAACATCTCCACGGACGAGATCACGCCTGGGTGGGTCTGTTACTACTTCGACGAGACGCTGGCCCGCTACTGCCTGGTGGGGCTCCGGGGCAACGTCGTCCAGAAGGACTCGATCAAGGACGGCGGCTTCTCGGTGATCGTGAGCGGTCGCAGCAAGGGCTGCGGCAGCTCGCGGGAGACCGCGCCCTACTCCGAGCTCACCGCTGGGGTAGGGCTCGTGATCGCGGAGAGCATCGAGAAGATCTACGGGCAGAACAGCCAGAACATCGGCTTGCTCACCTCCACGGACTTCTCGCTCATCGATCGCATCAAGCGCGGTGAAGCGATCCCCATCAGCGAGTTCACCCGCGGCCTCGATCCCATCAGTGCGCAGATCGTGGAGTGCGGCGGCCTGTTCTCCTACAACAAGCGGCGCATGGCCGGCGAGATCACGCCGCCCACGGTGGCCACGGCGCGGCGCCCGATGACGCTGTGCGAGAAGATCATCGCGGCCCACGCCATCGCAGACGCCAAGACCGGCGCTCTGGGCGTGGAAGCGGTCAAGCCCGGGGATGCGCTGTTCGTCCGCACCGACGTGCGTTTTTCCCACGAATACGTGACGCCCATGGCCGACAGCCTGTTCCGCGCCGGCTTTGGTGAAGGCGTGAAGGTGACGGAGCCGGAGAGCGTGTTCGCGTTTCGGGATCACCTCACGTTCCTCGAGCTGGTGATGCCCGAGCAGCACAAGAAGATGGGGCTCCGGGAGCAGGCCGCCTCCCTCAAGGACGTGCAGGAGACCTTCTCCAAGCGTCACGGAATCAAGCTCTACGGCGAGGTCGAGCGGGATGGGCGCACCGTGGGCAGCGAAGCCATCTGCCACAACAAGGTGATCGAGGAGATCGCGCTTCCGGGACAGATCGTGGCGGGCACGGACTCCCACACCTGCATGGCCGGTGCTCTTGGCTGCTTTGCTTTCGGCGTGGGCAGCACGGACATGGCGAACGCGTGGTTCACACGGGACGTGCGCGTGAAGGTGCCGGAGACGGTGCACTTCGTGCTCGAGGGCGAGCTTCTGCCGGGCGTCTGCGCCAAGGACGTGATGCTTCACATCTTGAGCCTGCCGCACTTCAAGACCGGCAAGGGTATCGGCCAGGTGTTGGAGTTCTCCGGCAGCGGCATCCGTCGCATGCCGCTGGACGAGCGTGCCACGCTCACCAACATGGCGGTCGAGGCCGGGAGCTTCACCGGTATCATCGAGGCCGACGACACGGTCATCGACTACCTCACGGAAATGCGCGGCCTCCCGCGAGAAGCGGTCGCCCAGCGGATCGTGCGGGCGGATCCGGACGCTCAGTACGCCGCCACCTTCCACGTGGATCTGTCCAAGATCGGCCCCATGGTCGCCACCCCCGGGGATCCGCGCAACGGCGTGCCCCTCACGGAGCTCGGCGAGAGCGTGAAGATCGACATCGCCTACGGTGGCTCGTGCACCGGCGGCAAGAAGACCGACATGGACATGTACGCGCTGGTGCTCAAGCAGGCGCTGGCGGAGAACCGCCGCGTGGCGGACGGCGTGCAGCTGTTCATCCAGTTCGGCTCCCAGCACATCCGCAAGTACGCGGAGGAGCGCGGGTACATCGACGTCTTCGAGCGCGCGGGGGCCACGCTGGTCGATCCCTCGTGCGGCGCCTGCATTCGAGCAGGGCCGGGCGTGAGCATGAGCCCCGAGCAGGTCACGGTCAGCGCAATCAACCGAAACTTTCCCGGCCGCAGCGGCCCTGGCCAAGTGTACCTCGCGAGCCCGCTGGTGGTCGCTGCCAGCGCCATCGCGGGCCACATCGTGGCGCCTGAACCGTCTTGA
- a CDS encoding PAS domain S-box protein has product MLVVDDDTVSRHVLGETLAGAGLSVVELAGGAEALAWLEQQTPAVVLLDLVMPDPDGYAVLRHLRASSRLADIPVVVLTALDSNEEIRRVFSSGADDYVHKPFRPAELVARIRGQMRVRDYVERLSRRERDSQTVLELTQALASTLDIRGILFTVVQRVAEVARVDRCSIVLVRDKSDIGYVVATSDDAELKDLPIELANYPEIREVLSTGRALVIRDAKAHPLLEMVRQRETSLEFTSLGLVPISHDNRPMGVIFLRSRASVTFADHELALVHTVANATAIALRNARILQSLRDATQESTFARVEAERRARVFQRYADIFESAADGMVVIDKTGRVLFANPRAREITGFSETELMGMPLGQLLGESPELAEKLLSGFAKGFYPREVDIDATTKNEHGIVLNVSFSSVLHEEDAVQFTFRDVTQERQTEIELRQTKDFLERVIEASVDGIVSADVSGRVLLFNRAASRIFGYPAETVVGKLNVEKLYPAGIARQVMQNIRDPNVNGPGRLEDYRVDMVSATGEPIPVTLSASLIVENGRVVGSVGIFTDIREKLRMEKRLESAQEELRNREKQAIVAELAGAAAHELNQPLTSVIGYAELLRRNLDSETPLYNAASVIMSEAERMAEIVRKVGKITKYETKSYVGGAKILDLEKASADSDPESVRR; this is encoded by the coding sequence ATCCTGGTCGTCGATGACGACACCGTCAGCCGCCACGTTTTGGGAGAGACGCTGGCCGGTGCGGGCCTATCGGTCGTGGAGCTTGCGGGTGGTGCAGAGGCGCTGGCCTGGTTGGAGCAGCAGACCCCCGCCGTGGTGCTCCTGGATCTGGTGATGCCGGATCCCGACGGCTACGCGGTCCTGCGACACCTTCGAGCGAGCTCACGGCTCGCGGACATTCCGGTGGTGGTGCTCACCGCCCTCGACTCCAACGAGGAGATCCGACGCGTGTTCTCGTCGGGGGCCGACGACTACGTCCACAAACCGTTCCGCCCCGCCGAGCTCGTCGCGCGCATCCGGGGTCAGATGCGGGTACGGGATTACGTGGAGCGTCTGAGTCGCCGGGAGCGCGACTCCCAGACGGTGCTGGAGCTGACGCAGGCGCTGGCCTCCACGCTGGACATTCGGGGCATCCTGTTCACCGTGGTGCAGCGGGTTGCAGAGGTGGCACGGGTGGACCGTTGCAGCATCGTCTTGGTTCGAGACAAGAGCGACATCGGCTACGTCGTGGCCACCAGCGACGACGCGGAGCTGAAGGACCTACCCATCGAGCTGGCGAACTACCCGGAAATCCGGGAAGTACTCAGCACTGGGCGAGCCCTCGTGATCCGTGACGCGAAAGCGCATCCGCTGCTCGAGATGGTGCGCCAACGGGAAACGTCTCTGGAGTTCACGTCCCTCGGGCTAGTGCCCATTTCCCACGACAACCGCCCCATGGGCGTGATCTTCTTGCGCTCCCGCGCCAGCGTCACGTTCGCCGACCACGAGCTGGCGCTGGTGCACACGGTGGCAAACGCCACTGCCATCGCGCTGAGAAACGCGCGGATCTTGCAGTCGCTGCGGGATGCCACCCAGGAGAGCACCTTCGCCCGGGTGGAGGCCGAGCGCCGAGCCCGCGTGTTCCAGCGCTACGCGGACATCTTCGAGAGCGCCGCCGACGGCATGGTCGTGATCGACAAGACCGGCCGAGTCCTGTTCGCGAATCCAAGAGCCCGCGAGATCACGGGGTTCTCGGAAACGGAGCTGATGGGCATGCCCCTCGGCCAGCTGCTGGGGGAAAGCCCGGAGCTCGCCGAGAAGCTCCTGTCCGGATTCGCCAAGGGCTTCTATCCGCGCGAGGTGGACATCGACGCGACCACCAAGAACGAGCACGGCATCGTGCTGAACGTGAGCTTCAGCTCGGTGCTCCACGAGGAAGACGCCGTGCAGTTCACCTTCCGGGACGTGACCCAGGAGCGACAGACCGAAATCGAGCTCCGCCAGACCAAGGACTTCCTCGAGCGGGTGATCGAGGCTTCCGTCGATGGCATCGTGTCGGCGGACGTGAGCGGACGGGTGCTGCTGTTCAATCGCGCGGCGTCCCGTATCTTCGGCTATCCGGCGGAAACGGTGGTGGGCAAGCTGAACGTGGAGAAGCTCTACCCCGCCGGCATCGCGCGCCAGGTGATGCAGAACATCCGGGATCCGAACGTCAACGGCCCCGGGCGCCTCGAGGACTACCGAGTGGACATGGTCAGCGCCACGGGGGAGCCCATCCCGGTGACGCTCTCTGCCTCGTTGATCGTGGAGAACGGCCGCGTCGTCGGCTCGGTGGGCATCTTCACGGACATCCGCGAGAAGCTCCGCATGGAGAAACGCCTGGAAAGCGCCCAAGAAGAGCTCAGAAATCGAGAGAAGCAAGCCATCGTGGCGGAGCTCGCCGGCGCCGCTGCCCATGAGCTGAATCAGCCTTTGACCAGCGTCATTGGATACGCAGAGCTGTTGCGTCGTAATTTGGACTCGGAGACCCCACTCTACAACGCTGCTTCGGTGATCATGTCCGAGGCGGAGCGAATGGCGGAGATCGTTCGCAAAGTCGGCAAGATCACCAAGTACGAGACCAAGAGCTACGTCGGGGGCGCGAAGATCCTGGACCTGGAGAAGGCCAGCGCGGATTCGGACCCGGAGAGCGTCAGGCGATGA